AACTCGAATGGCCCATCGACATCCTGATCACCCTGGTATGGGTGGCCTACGCCGTGGTGTTCTTCGGCACCATCGTCAAGCGCAGGATCCGCCATATCTACGTCGCCAACTGGTTCTTCGGCGCCTATATCCTGACCATCGCCATCCTGCACATCGTCAACAACGTCGAACTGCCGGTGACGATGTGGAAATCCTATTCGGCCTACGCCGGCGTGCAGGACGCCATGGTGCAGTGGTGGTATGGCCATAACGCGGTGGGCTTCTTCCTGACCACCAGCTTCCTGGGCATGATGTACTACTTCGTGCCCAAACAGGCCGGCCGCCCCATCTATTCCTACCGCCTGTCCATCGTCCACTTCTGGGCACTGGCCTTCACCTATATGTGGGCCGGCCCGCACCACCTGCTGTATACCTCGCTGCCGGACTGGACGCAGTCGCTGGGCATGACCTTCTCGCTGATCCTGCTGGCGCCGTCATGGGGCGGCATGATCAACGGCATCATGACCCTGCAGGGCGCCTGGCACAAGCTGCGCACCGACCCCATCCTGAAGTTCCTGGTGACCGCCCTGTCCTTCTACGGCATGGCCACCTTCGAAGGTTCGATGATGTCGATCCGCAGCGTGAACGCGCTGTCGCATTACACCGACTGGACCATCGGGCACGTGCATTCCGGCGCCCTGGGCTGGGTGGCGATGATCACCTTCGGCTCGCTCTACTACCTGATCCCGCGGCTGTACGGCAGGGACCGCATGTACAGCGTGCGCGCCATCGAGCTGCACTTCTGGGTCGCCACGCTGGGCGTGGTGCTGTACATCGCCGCGATGTGGACGGCCGGCGTGCAGCAGGGCCTGATGTGGCGCGCCACCGCGCCGGACGGCACGCTGGTCTACAGCTTCGTCGAGGAATTGAAAACGCGCGTGCCGTATTACCTGATCCGGCTGCTGGGCGGGACGCTGTTCCTGGGCGGCGTGCTGGTCATGGCCTGGAATACCTGGATGACGGTGCGCTCGGCTTCCCCGGTAAATCCCGCCATTCCCGACGCCGCTGCCACGCCCGCCGAGCTGCCGCGCGGCGAGCCCGCCGTCGCCGCCACTCCCGCTTGAAAGGCCGACCATGACACCCGGTAAGCAATCCTTCTTCTCGCACCACACGCTGGAGAAGAACATCGGCCTGATGATCATCGCCACCATCGTCGTCGTGTCGATGGCCGGGCTGGTGCAGATCATTCCGCTGTTCTTCCAGCATTCGACCACCGAGGCCGAAGCGGGTATCGAGCCCTACAGCCCGCTGCGCCTGATGGGCCGCGACGTCTATATCCGCGAAGGCTGTGTCGGCTGCCACTCGCAGCAGGTGCGCATGCTGCAGTCCGAAGTACAGCGGTACGGCCCGTATTCGACGGCCGGCGAATCGGTGTTCGACCATCCCTTCCTGTGGGGATCCAAGCGCACGGGCCCCGACCTGGCGCGTGTGGGCGAACGCTATTCCGACGCCTGGCATCGGGAACACCTGCGCGATCCGCGCGCCGTGGTGCCGGAATCGAATATGCCGGCCTACCCATGGCTGCGCACGGCCACGCTGGCCGGACAGAACGTCGCCGCCCGCATGCGCGCCCTGCGCCAGCTGGGCGTGCCGTACAGCGACCAGGACATCGCCGACGCGCCCAGGGCGCTGGAAGGCAAGACCGAGGAAGACGCGCTGGTCGCCTACCTTCAGGGGCTGGGCCTGGCCGCCCGCAAGAACATGCCGGCGCCCGCGCCGGGCACGGGGAAGTAACCATGGCCTACCTGACCGGAATCGTCACCGCCATCTCCATGGCGACCTTCGTGGGCATCATCGCCTGGGCGTGGTCGCGCGCGCGCCAGCCCGCCAATCACGCATCCGCGCTGATCCCCTTCGCGCTGCCGGAGGAATTCCACGCCCCGCAAGCCGGCAAAGGACGTCCCCATGAGTGACTTCACCACGCCTTTCTGGGGCTATTTCGTCGGTATCGTCGCCATGCTGGGCATCGTCTGGTGCCTATGGCTGCTGTACACCCAGCGCCGCTGGCTGGGCCGGAGTAATGCGCCCCCACGCCGCGCCTCCGGCTTGCTGCCCCCCGAGGGGGCCCTTTTGCCTCGGGGCGGCCCAGCGGCAAAAGACGCCAACCAGCCCGCCGACACCGGCCACGTGTGGGACGGCGACCTGACCGAACTCAACAATCCCGTGCCGCGCTGGTGGACGGTGATGTACCTGCTGATGTGCCTGTTCGCCGTCGGCTACCTGCTGCTGTTTCCCGGCCTGGGCCATTACGCGGGCACGCTGGGATATACCAGCGCCGATGACGTGCGCAGGCAGCAGGAGGCGCAGGACACCGCCACGCGGCCGCTGTACGCACGCTACGAGGCCATGCCGGTGCCGGAGATCGCGCGCGATACCAGTGCCCTGGAGATCGGCCAGCGCCTGTTCCTGAACAACTGTGCCCAATGCCACGGTTCCGACGCCAAGGGCGCACCCGGCTTTCCCAACCTGACCGACGGCGACTGGCTGTATGGCGGCGCGCCTGAGACCATCCTGCAGACCATCACCAAGGGCCGGCACGGCGTCATGCCGGCGTGGAGCGGAACGATAGACGCCCGCACCGCCTCCGACATCGCCGACTACGTACGGTCGCTGTCGGGACTGGGCGTGGACCGTTCGCGGATCTTCAACGGCAAGGACGCCTACGCGACGTATTGCGTGGCCTGCCACGGCGTCGATGCCAAGGGCAACCAGGCGCTGGGCGCGCCCAACCTGACCGACGACGTCTGGCTGTACGGCAGTTCGCAGCGCACCATCGAGGCCACCATCCTGAACGGCCGCGACAGCCGCATGCCGGCGCAGGAAGGCGTGCTGACGCCTGCGCAGATCCGCATCCTGACGGCCTGGGTATGGCGGCAGTCCAATGGAAACGCCAGTGGCGTCGACGCGGCCCCGGCTGCCGGTAACGCCGGCGACCTTGCCCGCGCCCCGGCGTCGGGCAAGCCATGACGGCGGTCGACGCCAGGATCTACGCCCGTGCCGTCACGGGCACCTTCGCGCGCTGGCGCGTCGCCCTCGTGTTCCTGACCCAGGCCCTGTTCTACGGGCTGCCCTGGCTGCAATGGGACGGCCGGCAGGCGGTGCTGTTCGATCTGGGGGCGCGGCGCTTCTACCTGTTCGGCATGGTGCTATGGCCGCAGGACATGGTCTATCTGGCCATCCTTCTGTTGATCAGCGCCGTGGGCCTGTTCCTGTTCACCGCCCTCGCGGGCCGGCTGTTCTGCGGCTACGCCTGTCCGCAGACCGTCTATTCGGAGATCTTCGCCTGGATCGAACGCCGGATCGAAGGCGACCGGTCGGCCCGGCAGCGGCTGGACCAGGCGCCCTGGTCGGCGCGCAAGCTGCGGCTCAAGGCCTGCAAGCACCTGCTGTGGCTGGCGATCGCCTGGTGGACCGGCAGCACTTTCATCGGCTACTTCGCGCCCATCCGCCAACTGGCGCACGACCTGTTCACGCTGCAGCTGGGGCCCTGGCAGTGGTTCTGGATCGTGTTCTACAGCCTGGCGACCTGGGGCAACGCGGGCTTCCTGCGCGTATCGGTATGCAAGTACATGTGCCCCTACGCCCGCTTCCAGAGCGTGATGGTGGACCGCGATACGCTGGTGGTGGCGTATGACCGAGGCCGTGGCGATCCGCGCGGCGGACGTTCGCGGCACGTCGATGCCCGCGCGCACGGCCTGGGCGACTGCGTGGATTGCGGATGGTGCGTGCAGGTGTGCCCCACCGGCATCGACATCCGCGACGGCCTGCAATACATGTGCATAGGCTGCGGCGCCTGCGTGGATGCCTGCGGCGACGTCATGAAGAAAATGCACTATGCGCCCGGCCTGATCCGCTATGCGTCGGAACGCGTGATGACGGAAGGCATATCGCGCGGCGCGGCCCTGCGGCGCCTGTTGCGCCCCCGCACCGCCGTGTACGGCACGCTGCTCGCCGCCCTGGTGCTGGCACTGGCGGGCGCGCTGTGGCTGCGCCAGCCCTTGCGCATGGACGTGATCCGCGACCGCGGCGTACTGGGCCGCGAGGTGGCCGGCGGCCTGGTGGAAAACGTGTATCGCCTGCAATTCATCAATACGTCCAACCTGCCCTTGCAGGTGGCCTTGTCCGCCGACGGGATGCAAGGCATCGTGGTCACGGCGCCGGATGGCACGGCCAGCGTCCACGTCGACGCCCTGGACAACAAGATGATCGCGGCGGTGGCCCGTGCGCCGGGTACCGGCGCCGAGCCCGGCGCGCATCGCATCGTCATACACGCGGCCGGTACCGCGCCCGACGGATCGGTCGTGCGCGCGGACGAACCGGCCAGTTTTTTCATTCCGCGCTAGCGGGCCTGCCTTGGGAGGGGAAATGAAAACGGATGACGCAATGGGCCTCGCGGTGCACCAGGCAATGGCCAAGGCGGTGGACAAGGCGGAGGCCACCGCCGCCGCACCTGCCCGCCCCTGGTACCGCGAGCCCTGGCCCTGGATCCTGATGGCGGGACCCGCGATCGCCCTGGTGGGCTGCACGGTCACGATGTACCTGGCGGCCAACCGCTACGTCGACACGCCGATCACCGAAGGCGCGACGCGGCAGGGGCTGGTCGTCACCAAGACGCCGCCGGCGACCGCCAGGCCGCCGGCGGCGCGGTAGTCCACATCAAGAATCCGTATCACCTGTCCGCGCCGCCAGCCCGCGCTACATCAGCAGGCCATTCTCGGCGGCGTAGCGCGCCAGTTCGGCATTGCTGCGCACGCCCATTTTTTCCAGGATGCGCGCACGGTAGGTGGTGACCGTCTTGGGGCTCAGGTGCAGGACTTCGGCGATGCGCGCCAGGCTCTCGCCCTTGGCGATCATTTTCAGGACTTCGAGCTCGCGGTTGGACAGGGTCTCATGCGTGGCCGCGCTGCCGCCCGCCATCATGATGGCGAACCGCTCCATCAGCGACGGACTGACGTACTTGCCGCCGGCCGCGGCCTTGCGCACCGCTTCGATCAGGGTCGTGGTGGGGCTGTCCTTGGTCAGGTAACCGGCGGCCCCCAGCTTCAGGGCGCGCACGGCGTAGATATCCTCGGCATAGGTGCTCAACACCAGCACCGCCAACCCGGGCCGTTCGGCGCGCAGCGATTGCAACAGGTCCAGGCCGTTCTTGCCCGGCATGGCGATATCGATCAGCGCGACGTCAAATTCCTGTTCCTTGACGCGTTCAAGCGCCTGCCTGGCGTTTTCCGCTTCGCCGGCGACCTGGATATCGGCGGCCGAGCTGAGCATCAGCCGCACGCCGTTGCGCACGACGGTATGGTCGTCGACCAGCAGGACCTTGATATGTTCACCGGCCATCGTTATCCGCCAGGGGTAATCGCAGGGCCACGCGCGTGCCGCGCCCCGCCGTGCTCGACACCGTCAACTGGCCGCCGAAATGGCGGGTACGTTCCTGCATTCCCTGGATGCCCCAGGAGTGGCCCTCCGCCGGCGGCTCGTCGGCGAAGCCCTTGCCATCGTCGCAGATCTCCAGCAGCACCACGCCGTCCTTGACCGCGGCATGCACGGAAACCAGCGACGCGTCCGCGTGTCGGACAACGTTGGTCAGGGATTCCTGCACGATGCGGAACAACATGATGCTGCGGTCGGCGTCGACCTCGGTCACCGATGCCGATGGCGCGATGATGCAATCGCATACCAGGCCGAAGCGGTTCTCGACCTGGCTGACGTGCCAGGCGATGGCTTCCCACACGCCCAGCTGGTCCAGCACGCTGGGACGCAAGTCATTGATCACGCGGCGCACCGCCTGGATCGCCTCTTCCGTCAGCCTGGCGGCTTCCACCAGCAGCGGATCGGGCGTGCCGCCGGCCTGGGCGATGCGTTCGGCCGATACCGACACGTGGGCCTTGATTCCCGTCAACAGGGCGCCCAGTTCGTCGTGGATTTCCTGCGCGATGCGCTTGCGCTCGCTTTCCTTGATGCTTTCCTGGTGCGCCGCCAGCCGCCGCAGCGCCTCGCGCGACTGCCGCAAGGTTTCCTCGGCCAGCTTGTCCTGGGTGATGTCGATCAGGATGCCTTGCAGGAACAGCTTGCGGCCGGCCGGGTCGCGCACGACCTCGGCCTCGTCGCGGAACCAGCGCTCGCGGCCGTCCCTGCCCGTCAGGCGGTATTCCAGCCGCATGGGCGTGCCCTGGGCCAGGTTGCCGGCGATCGCCGCCACGGCACGCGCCCGGTCGGAAGGATGGATGGCGGACAGGCGCAGGCTCGGGTCCGCCAGCCATTCCTCGGCGGTGTAGCCCAGCGTGCGCACCTGCGGGCTGACGTAGCGGTACGCGCCCTCCGCGCCGAGTTCGCGCACGTAGGTGATGGCCTGCGTCTGTTCCACCAGCGTGCGGAACATGGCCTCGGCCTGGCGCTTGTCCTCGAGCAGGCGCTGCCCGCGCAGCATCCGTTCGATGGCGGCCGGCAAGGCCGGCAGGTAATGGCGGTCCTGGTCCTTATACAGGTAGTCGCGCGCGCCATGGCGCATCATCTCCACGGCGACGGTCGCGCTTTCCTCGCCTGTCAGCGCCAGCACCGGGATCGGAACCTCACCGGCGCCATCGGCCAGCGCGGCCAGGAACTCCAGTCCGGTCTGGTCCGGCAGGCGGTAATCCAGCAGGACGGCGTCGAAGTCTTCCGAACGCAGGCGCTGCAGCGCGTCCTGCGCGGTTTCGGTCTCGACGATGTCGAACTGATGGCTCTGATCCGCCGCCAGCGCGCGACGGCAGGCGATGCGGTCGACCACATCGTCTTCCACCAGCAGGATACGGATGCGTGGCTTGCCCATATCGGCCCTGCTATCGTCCGCGCCGGCTACGGCAGTTCACTGATGGTCCAGTAAAGATCGATGGATCGCATCACGCCGACGAACTGCCGGTAGTCCACCGGCTTGGCGATGTAGCCGGCCACGCTCATGTTGAAGCTGTTGATCTTGTCCTGCTGCTCTTCCGATGTGGTCAGCACGATGACCGGCAGACGCCGCAGCTGCTCGTCGGCCTTGATGACGTGCAGGAACTCGATGCCGTTCATCACGGGCATGTTCAAGTCCAGCAGGATGATGCAAGGGCGCTCGTTGCCCGCGTCACGCAGGTATTCGATGGCTTCTTCGCCATTTTCCCGGCGCACCAGCGGGTTCGCGACATTGATTTCCTTGAGCGCCCGCTTGACGGTCATGGCGTCGACCGTATCGTCTTCGACCAGCAGTATGGGACTCGTCGTGGTTTTCATGAGGGCATTTCCGGTTCGGCCGGCGTCGGGTTCGCATCCAGGATAGGAAGGGTGAACGAGAATGTGGTCCCGGCGCCGAGGACGGATTGTACGTAGATCTCGGAGCCGTACATTTCGACGATTTTCTTGACCAAGGTCAAGCCGACGCCAGTGCTTTCGATGCGGTCACGCGGCGCCAGGGTCTGGAACAGCTGGAAAATCCGTTCATGATGGCGTTCTTCGATGCCCGGGCCGTTGTCCGCCACGGCGAAACGCCACCGCTCGCCGGCAGGCTCGCAGCTGATGCGGACGACGCCCTCCGGCTTGTCCATGTATTTGATTGCATTTGAAAGCAAATTCTGGAAGAGCTGCTGCATCCGGGTGCGGTCGGCATGGACGACCGGCAGCGGGTCTTCCACGCGCACCTCGATATGCGGCGGTGGGGCCAGCAGATCGACGATTTCGCGCACCAGGACATCCAGATCCACCGACACACGGGCCTCCTTGATGCGGCCGATGCGCGAGTACTCGAGTATGCCATCGATCAGGCCGCTCATGCGATGGACGCGGCCCACCAGCAGGCGCAGATGTTCGCGACCTTCGTCGTCGAGCCTGTCCGCGTAGTCTTCCACCAGCCAGTTGGCCAGCGAGCTGATGCCGCGCAGCGGCGCCTTCAGGTCGTGCGAGACGATGTAGGCGAAGTTGGTCAGCTCCTCGTTGGCGCTGGTGACTTCGCGCAGCAGTTCGGCGTAGCGTGCCTCCGCGCGCTTGCGTTCGGTGATGTCGCGGACCATGCCGGTGAACATGCGACGATCCCCCACCCGCATTTCGGCCACCGCCAGGTCCATCGGGAACACGGCGCCGCCCTTGCGCATGCCCAGCACTTCGCGGCCGATGCCGATGATTTTCTTTTCACCCGTGTCCAGGTAGTTGTCCAGGTAGCGGTCGTGCATCTCCCGGTACGGGCTGGGCATCAGCATGGACACGTTGCGACCCATCACTTCATCCT
This genomic interval from Bordetella genomosp. 8 contains the following:
- the ccoN gene encoding cytochrome-c oxidase, cbb3-type subunit I; this encodes MRDSPAATAETFNYGVVRRFALMTIVWGIVGMAVGVVIAAQLIWPSLNFDTAWLSYGRLRPLHTNAVIFAFGGCGLFATSYYVVQRTCQARLFCGWLAEFTFWGWQAVIVAAAITLPMGLTSSKEYAELEWPIDILITLVWVAYAVVFFGTIVKRRIRHIYVANWFFGAYILTIAILHIVNNVELPVTMWKSYSAYAGVQDAMVQWWYGHNAVGFFLTTSFLGMMYYFVPKQAGRPIYSYRLSIVHFWALAFTYMWAGPHHLLYTSLPDWTQSLGMTFSLILLAPSWGGMINGIMTLQGAWHKLRTDPILKFLVTALSFYGMATFEGSMMSIRSVNALSHYTDWTIGHVHSGALGWVAMITFGSLYYLIPRLYGRDRMYSVRAIELHFWVATLGVVLYIAAMWTAGVQQGLMWRATAPDGTLVYSFVEELKTRVPYYLIRLLGGTLFLGGVLVMAWNTWMTVRSASPVNPAIPDAAATPAELPRGEPAVAATPA
- the ccoO gene encoding cytochrome-c oxidase, cbb3-type subunit II: MTPGKQSFFSHHTLEKNIGLMIIATIVVVSMAGLVQIIPLFFQHSTTEAEAGIEPYSPLRLMGRDVYIREGCVGCHSQQVRMLQSEVQRYGPYSTAGESVFDHPFLWGSKRTGPDLARVGERYSDAWHREHLRDPRAVVPESNMPAYPWLRTATLAGQNVAARMRALRQLGVPYSDQDIADAPRALEGKTEEDALVAYLQGLGLAARKNMPAPAPGTGK
- a CDS encoding cbb3-type cytochrome oxidase subunit 3, which translates into the protein MAYLTGIVTAISMATFVGIIAWAWSRARQPANHASALIPFALPEEFHAPQAGKGRPHE
- the ccoP gene encoding cytochrome-c oxidase, cbb3-type subunit III — its product is MSDFTTPFWGYFVGIVAMLGIVWCLWLLYTQRRWLGRSNAPPRRASGLLPPEGALLPRGGPAAKDANQPADTGHVWDGDLTELNNPVPRWWTVMYLLMCLFAVGYLLLFPGLGHYAGTLGYTSADDVRRQQEAQDTATRPLYARYEAMPVPEIARDTSALEIGQRLFLNNCAQCHGSDAKGAPGFPNLTDGDWLYGGAPETILQTITKGRHGVMPAWSGTIDARTASDIADYVRSLSGLGVDRSRIFNGKDAYATYCVACHGVDAKGNQALGAPNLTDDVWLYGSSQRTIEATILNGRDSRMPAQEGVLTPAQIRILTAWVWRQSNGNASGVDAAPAAGNAGDLARAPASGKP
- a CDS encoding response regulator; its protein translation is MAGEHIKVLLVDDHTVVRNGVRLMLSSAADIQVAGEAENARQALERVKEQEFDVALIDIAMPGKNGLDLLQSLRAERPGLAVLVLSTYAEDIYAVRALKLGAAGYLTKDSPTTTLIEAVRKAAAGGKYVSPSLMERFAIMMAGGSAATHETLSNRELEVLKMIAKGESLARIAEVLHLSPKTVTTYRARILEKMGVRSNAELARYAAENGLLM
- a CDS encoding hybrid sensor histidine kinase/response regulator — encoded protein: MGKPRIRILLVEDDVVDRIACRRALAADQSHQFDIVETETAQDALQRLRSEDFDAVLLDYRLPDQTGLEFLAALADGAGEVPIPVLALTGEESATVAVEMMRHGARDYLYKDQDRHYLPALPAAIERMLRGQRLLEDKRQAEAMFRTLVEQTQAITYVRELGAEGAYRYVSPQVRTLGYTAEEWLADPSLRLSAIHPSDRARAVAAIAGNLAQGTPMRLEYRLTGRDGRERWFRDEAEVVRDPAGRKLFLQGILIDITQDKLAEETLRQSREALRRLAAHQESIKESERKRIAQEIHDELGALLTGIKAHVSVSAERIAQAGGTPDPLLVEAARLTEEAIQAVRRVINDLRPSVLDQLGVWEAIAWHVSQVENRFGLVCDCIIAPSASVTEVDADRSIMLFRIVQESLTNVVRHADASLVSVHAAVKDGVVLLEICDDGKGFADEPPAEGHSWGIQGMQERTRHFGGQLTVSSTAGRGTRVALRLPLADNDGR
- a CDS encoding response regulator codes for the protein MKTTTSPILLVEDDTVDAMTVKRALKEINVANPLVRRENGEEAIEYLRDAGNERPCIILLDLNMPVMNGIEFLHVIKADEQLRRLPVIVLTTSEEQQDKINSFNMSVAGYIAKPVDYRQFVGVMRSIDLYWTISELP
- a CDS encoding sensor histidine kinase, whose protein sequence is MKDHLLESQTLDWLIRSAKEAIVITDAQGRILIGNSATARLFGHPVDGLGGVRLNDILPDVTLGERVGDGDPAAGDPAEVLEVAGRRADGSTLPVEICISPLATHWGLKLHMISIRDIRARKQAEQAVRDNEARLRAVFDTAVDAIVTIDEQGRIERFNPAAVRVFGYTEDEVMGRNVSMLMPSPYREMHDRYLDNYLDTGEKKIIGIGREVLGMRKGGAVFPMDLAVAEMRVGDRRMFTGMVRDITERKRAEARYAELLREVTSANEELTNFAYIVSHDLKAPLRGISSLANWLVEDYADRLDDEGREHLRLLVGRVHRMSGLIDGILEYSRIGRIKEARVSVDLDVLVREIVDLLAPPPHIEVRVEDPLPVVHADRTRMQQLFQNLLSNAIKYMDKPEGVVRISCEPAGERWRFAVADNGPGIEERHHERIFQLFQTLAPRDRIESTGVGLTLVKKIVEMYGSEIYVQSVLGAGTTFSFTLPILDANPTPAEPEMPS